A genomic window from Luteolibacter sp. LG18 includes:
- a CDS encoding family 78 glycoside hydrolase catalytic domain, whose amino-acid sequence MPVLAEPAHSLAVNEGFENPLGFHDPAPRFSWKLPVGVKQQKAYRIEANTPGKGWDSGWVESGDSTLVPYGGTPLASREAMTWRVNFRDESGTEYGWSAPARCEIGLLSNDDWKARWIRPSQPCDAAKEPVGLLRKKFPVAKEVSSARVYVTARGLFELELNGNRVGSDHFANGWTSYRKRLDTLSYDVTGLLKSGGNTIQAMLGTGWYAGRVAWGKNQKGQYGKLAELLLQLEVSYKDGSKEMIVSDGGWEGTFDGPVVSSSLYDGEDYDARRQPSNWAPVVADANLGSARLTPKPFLPVREDQTLGVKRITEPKAGCQVFDLGQNMVGWARLRIPVEKDKTITVRFAEMLNADGTLYTENYRSARSTDTYTSAETGTITWEPRFTFHGFRYVELSGLPAGVQPREDWVTGVVLHSDLRPIGGFTSSHAKLNQLQSNIVWGQRGNFLDVPTDCPQRDERLGWTGDAQAFCQTAMFNYDCLAFLKSWLGSMRDDQQPDGRLPHVVPGVVSESGSPGWMDAATIVPWEAYIRTGDREMLEQNYPMMEKLVAWYGSQAVDGLLPGIKGYGDWLQPHAKGLKGDTPFPLLGAAYYAHSLQILANASVVLGRGDDAVRYAALADQVRGAFTNQYFDNDGKLKNAPETQTAYVLAIAFDLIPRELRSGAGANLDRLIREAGGHLRTGFLGTPLIARALDETGRSETACELLFQESYPSWFYPINQGATTMWERWNSYSLEKGFGDAKMNSFNHYAYGAIGQWMYERVAGLSPDPANPGYRHFFVRPLVCKQLDSARAELETPYGKAVSSWVKRDGWVELEVEVPPNTTATIEFPGDRKPLTVPAGSYRYDAGL is encoded by the coding sequence ATGCCGGTTCTCGCGGAGCCCGCGCATTCGCTGGCGGTAAACGAGGGATTTGAGAACCCGCTCGGGTTTCATGATCCGGCACCGAGGTTTTCCTGGAAATTGCCGGTGGGAGTGAAGCAGCAAAAGGCCTACCGGATCGAGGCAAATACTCCCGGCAAGGGGTGGGACAGCGGCTGGGTGGAGTCGGGAGATTCCACGCTGGTGCCCTACGGCGGGACGCCGCTGGCATCCCGGGAAGCCATGACATGGCGGGTGAATTTCCGTGATGAAAGCGGGACGGAGTATGGATGGAGCGCTCCGGCTCGGTGCGAGATCGGACTGCTTTCGAACGACGATTGGAAGGCCCGGTGGATCCGTCCGAGCCAGCCATGCGATGCTGCGAAGGAGCCCGTGGGACTGCTGCGGAAGAAATTTCCGGTGGCGAAGGAGGTGTCCTCGGCACGGGTGTATGTGACCGCTCGCGGGCTATTCGAACTCGAACTGAACGGCAACCGGGTGGGGAGCGATCACTTCGCGAATGGATGGACCTCGTATCGCAAACGCCTGGACACGCTCAGCTACGATGTAACCGGGCTGTTGAAGTCCGGCGGCAATACCATCCAAGCCATGTTGGGAACCGGTTGGTATGCGGGACGGGTCGCATGGGGAAAAAACCAGAAGGGCCAGTATGGAAAGCTCGCCGAGCTGCTGTTGCAACTTGAGGTCTCCTACAAGGATGGCAGCAAGGAGATGATCGTTTCCGACGGCGGCTGGGAGGGAACCTTCGACGGCCCGGTGGTGTCTTCCAGCCTTTACGATGGCGAGGACTACGACGCGCGACGGCAGCCCTCCAACTGGGCCCCGGTGGTGGCGGACGCGAATCTGGGATCGGCCCGCCTCACGCCGAAACCTTTCCTGCCGGTTCGGGAGGACCAGACGCTTGGGGTGAAACGCATCACCGAACCGAAAGCAGGTTGCCAGGTTTTCGATCTCGGCCAGAACATGGTGGGCTGGGCGAGGCTGCGCATTCCGGTGGAGAAGGACAAGACGATCACCGTCCGTTTCGCCGAGATGCTGAATGCAGATGGCACGCTTTACACGGAAAACTACCGGTCCGCCCGGTCCACGGACACCTACACCTCGGCGGAAACGGGAACGATCACCTGGGAGCCACGGTTCACGTTCCACGGATTCCGCTACGTGGAACTCTCGGGATTGCCCGCCGGGGTGCAGCCGCGGGAGGATTGGGTGACCGGGGTGGTGCTTCATTCCGATCTCCGCCCGATTGGAGGTTTCACCTCGTCCCACGCGAAGCTCAACCAGCTCCAGAGCAACATTGTGTGGGGCCAGCGGGGGAATTTCCTCGATGTACCCACCGACTGTCCGCAGCGCGACGAGCGCCTCGGCTGGACCGGGGATGCCCAAGCATTCTGCCAGACGGCCATGTTCAACTACGATTGCCTCGCGTTCTTGAAGAGCTGGCTGGGATCAATGCGGGACGACCAGCAGCCGGACGGACGGTTGCCGCATGTCGTGCCCGGCGTGGTGTCGGAGAGTGGCAGTCCCGGCTGGATGGATGCCGCGACCATCGTGCCTTGGGAAGCTTACATCCGCACCGGTGACCGGGAGATGTTGGAGCAGAACTACCCGATGATGGAGAAGCTGGTGGCGTGGTATGGTTCGCAGGCCGTTGACGGGCTCCTTCCGGGGATCAAAGGCTACGGCGACTGGCTCCAGCCCCATGCCAAGGGCTTGAAGGGGGATACCCCGTTCCCGTTGCTGGGGGCCGCGTACTATGCCCATAGTTTGCAGATTCTCGCGAACGCCTCCGTTGTGCTCGGGCGCGGCGACGACGCGGTGCGGTATGCCGCCTTGGCGGATCAGGTCAGGGGGGCGTTCACGAACCAATACTTTGACAACGACGGGAAGCTGAAGAACGCGCCGGAAACCCAGACGGCCTACGTGCTGGCCATCGCCTTCGACCTGATCCCACGGGAGCTGAGATCCGGGGCGGGGGCGAATTTGGATCGCCTCATCCGGGAGGCGGGGGGGCATTTGCGGACCGGCTTCCTGGGTACGCCGCTGATCGCCCGCGCGCTGGATGAAACGGGTCGCTCGGAGACCGCCTGTGAGCTGTTGTTCCAGGAGTCTTATCCATCGTGGTTCTACCCGATCAACCAAGGGGCGACCACAATGTGGGAGCGCTGGAACAGTTACAGCCTCGAAAAGGGCTTTGGGGACGCGAAGATGAATTCCTTCAACCACTATGCCTATGGCGCGATCGGGCAGTGGATGTACGAGCGTGTTGCTGGATTGTCCCCCGATCCCGCGAATCCGGGCTACCGGCACTTCTTCGTCAGGCCGCTGGTCTGCAAGCAGCTCGATTCCGCTCGCGCCGAACTCGAGACACCCTATGGCAAGGCGGTAAGCTCCTGGGTGAAGCGCGATGGCTGGGTGGAGCTGGAAGTCGAGGTGCCACCGAACACCACCGCGACGATCGAGTTTCCGGGCGACCGCAAGCCGCTGACCGTGCCGGCGGGAAGCTACCGCTATGACGCCGGACTCTGA
- a CDS encoding sigma-70 family RNA polymerase sigma factor, with product MPEINEFADVVREHHASLRYFIRSLGVQQAWVDDVAQDAFVIAYRKWEDLDHTANVGAWLRVIARNVVMNEISKSSRRQRILDENITAILLENQSEPSQPESLSDHGIRQEALRDCLQQLPERTRSVVEARYFRDRNSSQIGDDLNMKATAVRKILFHARQLLADCLQAKSIHDAR from the coding sequence ATGCCCGAGATCAACGAATTCGCCGATGTGGTTCGAGAGCACCACGCCAGCCTCCGGTATTTCATCCGGTCCCTGGGCGTGCAACAAGCGTGGGTCGATGACGTGGCCCAAGACGCCTTCGTGATCGCCTACCGGAAATGGGAGGACCTCGACCACACCGCGAACGTGGGCGCGTGGCTGCGCGTGATCGCCCGCAACGTGGTGATGAACGAGATCTCGAAATCGAGCCGCCGCCAGCGGATCCTCGATGAGAACATCACCGCCATTCTGCTGGAGAACCAGTCCGAGCCGTCCCAGCCCGAATCGCTCAGTGACCACGGCATCCGGCAGGAGGCGCTCCGCGATTGCCTCCAACAGCTCCCGGAGCGCACCCGCAGCGTGGTGGAGGCCCGCTATTTCCGCGACCGAAATTCCAGCCAGATCGGGGACGACCTCAATATGAAGGCCACCGCGGTCCGGAAGATCCTCTTCCACGCCCGGCAGCTCCTCGCGGACTGCCTGCAGGCGAAATCCATCCACGACGCGCGCTGA
- a CDS encoding PA14 domain-containing protein, with protein MKKPTSRFREISCLAAVCFPLASFGQTNGNFTTERWKNLPEDASVLTLQRKAIADRPADQKSLQAGSAFTVSPEGHQGARMRAVVIPKVTGTYSFYLTGGANAEIRVSADVSRFRKKLVASHRADREEAALVKLVAGKRYFMEVLLVERGTPGSPLTLEWSCTANGQTTRERIPGAVFASLVGDPLDKDDDNLPDVWEKVHGLDATNALGAKGEYGDPDGDGMLNGEEFRLGTNPQEQEELADGVTRERWEGVAGGSLADFTGSQRSHILPDERCHIPNIDEVRKGGQVATRYRGTITPEASGPYTFWIDGGGEAELWLADGSVRMPVNGKLTALTIRYGKQRIAKVAADANVAPDFDRQTAQRSRVVQLEAGRSYYLEVLHKTGDSNDRVSVAWQPPGKQREILPAKVLTGDVPEADDPDDDGLPSAWEIANGLDPHDNGSVNPKDGQYGDFDGDGLTNFEEFQLGTNPLQKDALQENDAIASGDVSGDGETGEGAEAPAPAITTTEMADAPALVTGVASAKAAVAAYVPVDYSGQYSYILGPVSRVYEPVGSSYNLKNNWFPDAHFSLISGGVSEPTKTLSWWMDRKESASTPRLDLAKDTPGAQWPAKGPKYSGDSRGNWLITIYRPVDYDASLNGTTVSLTIFTDDNSSSSVQTHTIDEDYLVGYDHIEDYDPVTGKVVNGARIVYSYDNGMTWLHGPSAQGFANVIDNRTDPAHPRAISLGKDRLASTADIATGATWDPAQTINFHPGGDYAYVQSMFYNRYFGRWMSWNMWWGQTDFTMVQLSDNFTDWDSGGRLNYSTGAPANILNGKGNYPTMMGSLNATSNYDAECGQMAWLYNNHGGLSGQAIHFINKAPQDITWTPAGGSTALGTTGNWAPTSTGTFTSFTDEKQSLTFASSSGGALSNTVPTTNRLRGITFASGAGSYVINGNTLQMEATRFSDSGGWMLGITNRSPNLQTIGADIDVRTAALFVNAYAGDVSLAGVDMRGSGGIVAYGDHDTTINGVISDTGYKDFTTGTAETLPSSNPGRLVKQDNGMLVLGGANTFPGRTDVNGGLIRLDHALALQNSIVSVNVSGGLALTTDSTVGGLNGSGGFSLGSHNLTLGNCKPVDCYSTVHTGVISGSGGLVKTGTNVQRLGGSNTYSGGTTLNNGVLEIAGGASAMGTGAITFGGGTLRATGAVSLSNAINTGSGGVIDTNGNSVALNGTITGSGSLRTQGTGSLALSGTNSFSGGTEINNVVKISSSGALGTGGFTLKGGTLQLGADVDLGSQPIIVSAANSAIDTGTYTLASSGAVTVPSSYSLTKRGTGLFTWSGDGSALDGDLVIEAGKVEYTRSGTPLTFTDGNVVLKGSMLSLKPPGSGGYTVVNLAQTTGKSVQVQGAGNLALNRGSNNLLTVNIGSATNTNALVRGTNTTFIMTPAGSTSNLGANPGVQVIVPGTTATASGSIFSPSVLVTAGDTGQGDFVKYGATGFAAFTGYTATSGSFVDATTGSAAVMNFTAATTLTGNSWSQGIRLAGTTGLNLGTYTYTMNGTGGEAGVILNGGTISSGTLAFGSTRAFVQTGSTTGSITSKLTGTGGVTFFGTPGTQVTLNNSNNTFSGNISVNGTVLVAGTQASLGDASNTITLDGQGTLRVNPAGTYARSITVGSGGGGVDVASGSIANINNAVSGPGTFTKTGAGSIQLNGANTTSGRIQVKQGTLIFNGTGTLNSSSSSIQVDPGATVLLYTWAWGPTSSIPSNFIISGTGVSNAGALAIQGGNSANGMITLAGNSSIKVSASNGGKIGGVIAGPSYDLTLDSSVGWLQVNGQLALGGGNLTVSGSAGTTFNDVAAFTGTTTITSGTRVTMNSQFQGTSAVTVNGTLNGKGGVITPGTVTVASTGTLQPGVTGTPNMFTVNGDFALNSGGKVQSQVLNAGATTATSTITGYGQLVVLGSGTLAGSLQLDVDAGYTPATEDELYIVLRNGGSGQFSSVVVNGTTYSGAPGTLISVNGVVGTLQYNASSSQALTNGGYDVVIRF; from the coding sequence ATGAAAAAACCGACTTCCCGTTTCCGGGAAATCTCGTGCCTTGCCGCCGTTTGCTTCCCGCTTGCGTCCTTCGGACAGACCAATGGGAATTTCACGACGGAACGTTGGAAAAACCTGCCCGAGGACGCTTCCGTGCTGACCTTGCAGCGCAAGGCGATCGCCGACAGGCCCGCGGATCAGAAAAGTCTCCAGGCGGGATCCGCCTTCACGGTCAGCCCGGAAGGTCATCAAGGTGCCCGCATGCGAGCCGTGGTGATCCCGAAAGTCACCGGCACCTACTCGTTTTATCTAACAGGAGGCGCGAACGCGGAGATCCGTGTGTCTGCGGATGTCTCGCGTTTTCGGAAGAAACTGGTGGCGAGCCACCGGGCCGACCGCGAGGAGGCCGCGCTGGTCAAGCTGGTGGCCGGGAAGCGCTATTTCATGGAGGTGCTGCTCGTGGAGCGCGGCACGCCGGGATCTCCGTTGACGCTGGAATGGTCGTGCACGGCGAATGGCCAGACCACCCGCGAGCGTATCCCGGGTGCGGTCTTCGCCTCGCTGGTGGGCGATCCGCTCGACAAGGATGACGACAATCTGCCGGACGTCTGGGAGAAGGTCCACGGACTGGATGCCACCAACGCCCTGGGGGCAAAGGGCGAATACGGTGATCCGGATGGGGACGGCATGCTCAACGGCGAGGAGTTCCGCCTGGGGACGAATCCCCAGGAGCAGGAGGAGCTGGCCGATGGGGTGACACGCGAGCGCTGGGAAGGAGTGGCGGGGGGCAGCCTTGCGGACTTCACCGGCAGCCAGCGTTCCCACATCCTGCCGGACGAGCGTTGCCACATTCCGAACATCGATGAAGTCCGCAAGGGTGGTCAAGTGGCCACCCGATACCGCGGCACCATCACGCCGGAAGCGAGCGGGCCCTACACCTTCTGGATCGATGGAGGGGGCGAGGCGGAGTTGTGGCTCGCCGATGGCAGCGTGCGGATGCCGGTCAATGGCAAGCTCACGGCGCTGACGATCCGCTATGGCAAGCAGCGCATCGCGAAGGTCGCGGCGGATGCCAATGTGGCTCCGGATTTCGATCGCCAGACCGCCCAGCGCAGCCGGGTGGTCCAGCTTGAAGCGGGCCGGTCTTACTACCTTGAGGTCCTGCACAAGACCGGGGACAGCAACGACCGGGTGTCCGTGGCGTGGCAGCCGCCGGGGAAACAACGCGAGATCCTGCCTGCGAAGGTGCTCACCGGCGATGTGCCGGAGGCCGATGACCCGGACGATGACGGCCTGCCGTCCGCCTGGGAGATCGCGAATGGACTCGATCCGCACGACAATGGCTCGGTCAATCCAAAGGATGGCCAGTATGGCGATTTCGATGGCGATGGTCTGACAAACTTCGAGGAGTTCCAACTTGGGACGAATCCGCTGCAGAAGGACGCGCTCCAGGAAAACGATGCAATCGCTTCCGGCGATGTGTCCGGTGATGGGGAAACCGGCGAGGGTGCGGAAGCTCCGGCCCCGGCGATCACCACCACGGAGATGGCGGATGCTCCCGCGCTCGTCACCGGTGTCGCGAGCGCGAAGGCGGCCGTCGCGGCATACGTGCCCGTGGATTACTCAGGCCAGTATTCCTACATCCTCGGCCCGGTGTCCCGGGTCTATGAGCCGGTCGGTTCCAGCTACAACCTCAAAAACAACTGGTTCCCGGACGCGCACTTCTCCCTCATTTCCGGCGGCGTTTCCGAACCCACCAAGACGCTCAGCTGGTGGATGGACCGGAAGGAAAGTGCTTCTACTCCGAGATTGGATCTGGCGAAGGACACGCCGGGCGCGCAGTGGCCCGCCAAGGGCCCGAAATACAGCGGCGACTCCCGCGGCAACTGGCTCATCACCATCTACCGCCCGGTCGACTACGACGCGTCGCTCAATGGCACCACCGTCTCGCTCACGATTTTCACCGATGACAATTCCAGCTCGTCGGTCCAGACCCACACCATCGACGAGGACTACCTCGTCGGCTACGACCACATCGAGGACTACGATCCGGTGACCGGCAAGGTGGTGAACGGTGCCCGCATCGTCTACTCCTACGACAACGGCATGACCTGGCTGCACGGCCCGTCGGCGCAGGGCTTCGCCAATGTCATCGACAACCGCACCGATCCCGCGCATCCGCGGGCGATCAGCCTGGGCAAGGACCGGCTCGCTTCGACCGCGGACATCGCGACCGGTGCGACGTGGGATCCGGCGCAGACCATCAACTTCCACCCGGGCGGCGACTACGCCTACGTGCAGTCGATGTTCTACAACCGCTACTTCGGCCGGTGGATGTCCTGGAACATGTGGTGGGGGCAGACCGATTTCACCATGGTGCAGCTCTCCGACAACTTCACCGACTGGGACTCAGGCGGACGGCTGAACTACAGCACCGGTGCCCCCGCGAACATCCTGAATGGCAAGGGCAACTACCCGACCATGATGGGCTCGCTGAACGCCACCTCGAACTACGATGCCGAGTGCGGCCAGATGGCGTGGCTCTACAACAACCACGGCGGACTTTCCGGCCAGGCGATCCACTTCATCAACAAGGCCCCCCAGGACATCACCTGGACACCCGCGGGCGGCAGCACTGCCTTGGGCACCACCGGCAACTGGGCGCCGACGAGCACTGGAACCTTCACCAGCTTCACCGATGAGAAGCAGAGCCTCACCTTCGCCAGCTCCTCCGGTGGCGCGCTGAGCAACACCGTCCCGACCACGAACCGGCTGCGTGGCATCACCTTCGCCAGCGGGGCCGGCAGTTACGTCATCAACGGCAACACGCTCCAGATGGAAGCCACCCGTTTCAGCGACAGCGGTGGCTGGATGCTCGGCATCACCAATCGGTCGCCGAACCTCCAGACCATCGGTGCGGACATCGACGTGCGCACCGCCGCCCTGTTCGTGAACGCTTACGCCGGGGACGTCTCTCTGGCCGGTGTGGACATGCGCGGCAGCGGCGGCATTGTGGCCTACGGCGACCATGACACGACGATCAACGGCGTGATCAGCGACACCGGCTACAAGGACTTCACCACGGGCACGGCAGAGACCCTCCCCTCCTCCAATCCCGGCCGCCTGGTCAAACAGGACAACGGCATGCTGGTGCTGGGCGGGGCGAACACCTTCCCGGGCCGCACCGATGTGAACGGTGGTCTGATCCGGCTCGACCACGCGCTGGCGCTGCAAAACAGCATCGTCAGCGTTAACGTCAGCGGCGGCCTCGCGCTCACCACCGATTCGACCGTGGGCGGCCTCAATGGCAGCGGCGGCTTTTCGCTGGGATCGCACAACCTGACGCTGGGCAACTGCAAGCCGGTGGACTGCTACTCGACGGTCCACACCGGCGTCATCAGCGGCAGCGGCGGCCTCGTGAAAACCGGCACCAATGTCCAGCGGCTGGGTGGATCGAACACCTACAGCGGCGGCACGACCCTCAATAACGGGGTGCTGGAAATCGCGGGCGGTGCCAGTGCCATGGGCACGGGAGCCATCACCTTCGGTGGCGGCACGCTCCGTGCCACCGGCGCGGTCAGCCTTTCCAATGCGATCAATACCGGCAGCGGTGGCGTGATCGATACGAACGGCAACAGCGTCGCGCTCAATGGCACCATCACCGGCAGCGGCTCGCTGCGGACGCAAGGGACCGGCTCGCTCGCGCTGTCCGGAACGAACTCGTTCAGCGGCGGCACCGAGATCAACAACGTGGTGAAGATCTCCAGCAGCGGCGCGCTCGGCACCGGTGGCTTCACCTTGAAGGGCGGCACCTTGCAGCTCGGCGCGGACGTGGATCTGGGCTCGCAACCCATCATCGTTTCCGCGGCGAACAGCGCGATCGACACCGGCACCTACACGCTGGCCTCCAGCGGCGCGGTGACCGTGCCCTCGTCTTACAGCCTCACGAAGCGCGGCACGGGTCTCTTCACCTGGAGTGGCGATGGTTCCGCGCTGGACGGCGACCTGGTCATCGAGGCCGGCAAGGTGGAATACACCCGTTCCGGCACGCCCCTGACCTTCACCGATGGCAACGTGGTGCTCAAGGGCTCCATGCTGTCCCTCAAGCCCCCCGGCAGCGGCGGCTACACGGTCGTGAACCTCGCCCAGACCACCGGCAAGAGCGTCCAGGTCCAAGGTGCGGGCAACCTCGCGCTCAACCGGGGATCGAACAACCTGCTGACCGTGAACATCGGCAGCGCGACGAACACGAACGCGCTGGTTCGCGGGACCAACACCACGTTCATCATGACTCCGGCGGGCTCGACGTCGAATCTCGGCGCGAACCCTGGTGTCCAGGTGATCGTTCCCGGCACCACGGCCACCGCTTCCGGCTCGATCTTCTCGCCGAGCGTGCTGGTGACGGCCGGAGACACCGGCCAGGGCGACTTCGTGAAATACGGTGCCACCGGCTTCGCCGCATTCACCGGTTACACGGCCACCTCCGGCAGTTTCGTGGACGCCACCACCGGCTCCGCGGCGGTGATGAACTTCACCGCGGCCACCACCTTGACCGGAAACAGTTGGTCGCAGGGCATCCGCCTGGCGGGCACCACCGGATTGAATCTGGGAACCTATACCTACACGATGAATGGCACGGGTGGTGAAGCCGGGGTGATCCTCAACGGCGGCACCATCAGCAGCGGCACGCTCGCCTTCGGCAGCACCCGCGCGTTTGTCCAGACCGGCAGCACCACGGGCTCCATCACGTCGAAGCTCACCGGCACTGGCGGCGTGACGTTCTTCGGCACCCCGGGAACCCAGGTGACTCTGAACAACAGCAACAATACCTTCAGCGGAAATATTTCCGTGAACGGCACGGTGTTGGTGGCGGGCACCCAGGCAAGCCTCGGCGACGCGTCCAATACCATCACCCTCGATGGCCAGGGCACCCTGCGAGTCAACCCGGCTGGCACCTACGCCCGCTCCATCACCGTCGGCTCCGGCGGTGGCGGCGTGGACGTGGCCAGCGGTTCCATCGCGAACATCAACAACGCGGTGAGCGGTCCGGGCACCTTCACGAAGACCGGTGCCGGTTCGATCCAGTTGAACGGTGCCAACACCACCAGCGGCCGCATCCAGGTGAAGCAAGGCACGCTGATCTTCAACGGCACCGGCACGCTCAACAGCTCGTCGTCCTCGATCCAGGTCGATCCGGGAGCCACCGTGCTCTTGTACACCTGGGCTTGGGGCCCGACGTCCTCGATCCCGAGCAACTTCATCATCAGCGGCACCGGCGTTTCCAACGCTGGCGCGCTGGCGATCCAGGGCGGGAACAGCGCAAACGGCATGATCACGCTGGCGGGTAACTCGTCGATCAAGGTCTCGGCCTCGAATGGAGGCAAGATCGGCGGCGTGATCGCCGGACCCAGCTATGACCTGACGCTGGATTCCTCGGTCGGCTGGCTCCAGGTGAACGGTCAGCTCGCGCTCGGTGGGGGCAACCTCACGGTGTCCGGCAGCGCGGGAACCACGTTCAACGACGTCGCGGCCTTCACCGGAACCACGACGATCACCAGCGGCACCCGGGTTACGATGAACAGCCAGTTCCAAGGCACCTCCGCGGTGACGGTGAATGGCACCCTCAACGGCAAGGGCGGCGTCATCACGCCCGGCACCGTGACGGTGGCCAGCACCGGCACCCTGCAACCGGGTGTCACGGGCACGCCGAACATGTTCACCGTGAACGGCGACTTCGCGCTGAACAGCGGCGGCAAGGTCCAATCGCAGGTGCTAAACGCCGGTGCCACCACCGCCACCAGCACGATCACCGGCTACGGCCAACTGGTGGTGCTGGGCAGCGGCACGCTGGCCGGCTCCCTGCAATTGGATGTCGACGCGGGTTACACCCCGGCCACGGAAGATGAACTGTACATCGTGCTGCGGAATGGCGGCAGCGGCCAGTTCAGCAGCGTGGTCGTGAACGGCACCACCTACAGTGGCGCGCCCGGCACCCTGATCTCGGTGAATGGCGTGGTGGGCACCCTGCAATACAACGCCAGCTCGTCCCAGGCGCTGACCAACGGCGGCTATGACGTGGTGATCCGGTTCTAA